One Thalassotalea hakodatensis DNA segment encodes these proteins:
- a CDS encoding GlxA family transcriptional regulator: MKQNSSLKRKKVQVALILYDHMLATSVSLPVEMLRAGEAAGLQQNKNAPKLIIEMVAEHLKPVTTRALIRLLPDVEVAKATQPDFAFIPSLWRNPRPLLKRLPKLINWLDKIWHQGSTVIGGGTGVCFMAEAGILHSRPATTHWHYVDQFKRDYPQVDLKPDFFITQSDRIYCAASLNALADIIVHIIAQIYGKVAAQTVERNFSHEIRKPYEEQRYLEGAADRHSDELISQIQFWMQTNLSAETSLESIAEQFDISVRSLTRRFKQANGISAYKYWQQLKLEAAKELLTSTNLSIQEVAFHVGYQDQSHFTRLFKKNMATTPKDYRVIAKKKLFSAQ, encoded by the coding sequence ATGAAACAAAACTCGTCATTAAAACGTAAAAAAGTACAAGTTGCCTTGATCTTGTACGATCATATGTTGGCAACAAGTGTAAGCTTACCCGTTGAAATGCTGCGTGCTGGTGAAGCCGCGGGGTTACAACAAAATAAAAATGCGCCGAAATTAATCATTGAAATGGTCGCCGAACATTTAAAACCTGTCACCACTCGAGCACTCATTAGATTATTGCCTGACGTTGAAGTAGCCAAAGCGACTCAACCTGACTTTGCTTTCATTCCAAGTTTATGGCGAAATCCAAGACCGCTACTTAAACGCCTACCTAAACTGATTAATTGGTTAGATAAAATTTGGCATCAAGGAAGTACCGTTATTGGTGGTGGAACAGGCGTATGTTTTATGGCAGAGGCAGGTATTTTACATTCAAGGCCAGCCACCACACATTGGCACTACGTAGACCAATTTAAACGAGATTATCCACAAGTTGACCTTAAACCTGATTTTTTTATTACTCAATCTGATCGTATCTACTGTGCAGCCAGCTTAAATGCCCTCGCAGATATTATTGTACATATCATTGCGCAAATTTATGGCAAAGTTGCAGCGCAAACAGTGGAACGCAACTTTTCTCACGAAATTAGAAAGCCATATGAAGAGCAACGTTATTTAGAGGGGGCAGCCGATCGCCATAGTGATGAACTTATCAGTCAAATACAATTTTGGATGCAAACAAACTTAAGTGCTGAAACTTCTCTTGAATCGATCGCAGAACAGTTTGATATAAGTGTAAGATCGCTTACACGAAGGTTTAAACAAGCAAACGGAATAAGTGCTTATAAATATTGGCAACAGTTAAAATTAGAAGCAGCAAAAGAGTTATTAACTTCGACTAACTTATCGATACAAGAGGTCGCTTTTCATGTTGGCTATCAAGACCAAAGCCATTTTACCCGCTTATTTAAAAAGAACATGGCTACTACTCCGAAAGACTACCGTGTTATCGCCAAGAAAAAACTGTTTAGCGCCCAGTAA
- a CDS encoding beta-ketoacyl synthase: MTALPVIVGMGGINAAGRTSFHQGFRRIILDKLSEEARQETFVGLATLMNLVSFKDGLYVDHLGEAIASNSIEARYGEKILAGTLIRKIESNHFDPDATPWQQKIALQAESNGLVFTAKKRDLPRPLPSTWQVSELDEKNVKVFIEGTLEVKHDSTRDNPIKAAGQFPTGFNPAVLYNSRYQPRGLQATIFGAADAIHSTGYSWPELAKHVSPDEIGTYSASVFGQMQAEGLGGMTQNRLKGERVSTKNLALGLNTMSTDFINAYVTGSVGTTFTSTGACATFLYNLKAAVNDIQSGRIRLAIVGSNDCALTPEVIEGFGNMSALANEEGLKKLDGIIEGEANHRRTSRPFGENCGFTIGEAAQFLVLMDDKLALELGTKVLGSVADVYTNADGIKKSITAPGPGNYITMAKSVALATSIVGEEAVQQRSFILAHGSSTPQNRVTESLIYHRIAESFNINQWPVAAPKAYLGHTIGPASGDQVAWALGVFEYNIMPGITTIDSVADDVHDERLNISTEHWQCDDMDVAFINSKGFGGNNATATLLSPKVTLSMMEKRYGSEALTTYYDKLVRVEQAREQYQAKADKGQFELIYKFGDGVLSDDDISISQDEIAMSGMAQTISLPKANPFSDMV; encoded by the coding sequence ATGACAGCATTACCGGTAATTGTTGGTATGGGCGGCATAAACGCCGCTGGCCGTACTTCGTTTCATCAAGGCTTTCGACGTATTATTTTAGATAAATTATCGGAAGAAGCACGGCAAGAAACGTTTGTTGGCTTGGCAACATTAATGAACTTAGTGTCATTTAAAGATGGCCTTTATGTTGATCATTTAGGTGAGGCCATAGCTAGTAATAGTATTGAGGCCCGTTATGGTGAGAAAATTTTAGCAGGTACTTTGATCCGTAAAATCGAATCAAATCATTTTGATCCTGATGCAACACCATGGCAGCAAAAAATTGCTTTACAGGCCGAAAGTAATGGTTTGGTTTTTACCGCTAAAAAACGTGATTTGCCTAGACCATTACCAAGTACATGGCAAGTGAGTGAACTTGACGAAAAAAACGTAAAAGTATTCATTGAGGGCACGCTTGAAGTAAAGCACGACTCAACGCGCGATAACCCAATAAAGGCTGCAGGTCAATTTCCTACCGGTTTTAATCCTGCCGTATTATATAATAGCCGCTATCAACCCAGAGGGCTACAAGCGACGATATTTGGTGCAGCTGATGCTATTCATTCAACGGGTTATAGTTGGCCTGAGTTAGCAAAACACGTAAGCCCAGATGAAATCGGAACATATTCTGCTTCTGTTTTTGGCCAAATGCAGGCCGAAGGTTTAGGCGGTATGACACAAAACCGATTGAAAGGCGAAAGGGTGTCAACTAAAAACCTTGCACTTGGTTTAAATACGATGTCTACCGACTTTATCAATGCGTATGTTACAGGAAGCGTGGGTACGACGTTTACTTCTACTGGTGCTTGTGCCACATTTTTGTATAACTTGAAAGCAGCGGTCAATGACATTCAATCGGGTCGTATTCGGTTAGCTATTGTGGGTAGTAATGACTGTGCGCTGACGCCTGAAGTTATTGAAGGTTTCGGTAACATGAGTGCACTTGCCAACGAAGAAGGCTTGAAAAAGCTTGATGGTATTATTGAAGGTGAAGCAAACCATCGTAGAACCAGCAGACCTTTTGGTGAGAACTGTGGCTTTACCATTGGTGAAGCTGCGCAATTTCTTGTTCTTATGGATGATAAATTAGCGTTAGAACTTGGCACTAAAGTTTTAGGCTCAGTTGCAGACGTTTATACAAACGCTGATGGTATTAAAAAGTCGATCACAGCACCAGGCCCTGGTAATTATATTACTATGGCGAAATCTGTCGCGTTGGCAACAAGCATCGTAGGTGAAGAAGCGGTTCAACAACGAAGCTTTATTTTAGCGCATGGATCAAGCACTCCGCAAAATAGGGTGACTGAATCACTTATTTATCATCGTATTGCTGAGTCATTTAATATTAACCAGTGGCCGGTAGCAGCACCCAAAGCGTATTTAGGCCATACTATTGGCCCAGCAAGTGGCGACCAAGTAGCTTGGGCGTTAGGTGTGTTTGAATATAATATTATGCCAGGCATTACGACTATCGATTCGGTGGCGGATGATGTGCATGATGAAAGATTAAACATATCGACTGAGCATTGGCAGTGTGATGACATGGATGTAGCGTTTATTAACTCTAAGGGGTTTGGCGGTAACAATGCAACGGCAACACTACTCTCTCCTAAAGTGACTCTGTCTATGATGGAAAAGCGCTATGGTAGTGAAGCGCTAACAACTTATTATGATAAACTTGTTCGTGTTGAGCAGGCGCGTGAGCAATACCAAGCGAAAGCAGATAAAGGTCAGTTTGAATTGATTTATAAATTCGGTGACGGTGTACTATCAGACGATGATATTAGTATTTCACAAGATGAAATTGCAATGTCGGGTATGGCTCAGACAATTTCATTGCCAAAAGCTAACCCATTTAGTGACATGGTGTAA
- a CDS encoding acyl-CoA dehydrogenase C-terminal domain-containing protein, whose amino-acid sequence MAEYHAPLKDMNYLLWDVFAVDKVWSTLPKLAEHVDKETSQAILSECGKIAEQVIAPISREGDEVGVSFDGGKVTTAPGYKEAFQTYVEGGWSALGGDVEYGGMGMPKAITSLHEEMLCSADISFSLYPGLTAGAALSLAKHGSDELKERYLTRLYAGDWTASMCLTEAHAGTDLGMIRTKAEPQKDGSYKITGNKIFITAGEHDLTDNILHLVLAKLPDAPAGPKGISLFVVPKYQVNDDESLGDFNHVSCGSIEHKMGIHASATCVINFDGATGFLVGEVNKGLACMFTMMNFERIGVGIQGLGASVRSYQNALEYAQDRLQSRSLSGAKTPDKPADSIMVHGDVRRMLLNMKALNEGSRALSLYIANQLDIATYGEGEAQKSAEAIAALMTPVAKAFFTDIGFDNTVAGQQIFGGHGYIREWGQEQLVRDTRIAQIYEGTNGIQAMDLLARKVAASKGELLTGLLTEIKQFMANTSNSQMDEFVKPLADAVDDLEKTTEFVLSQASHDAEILGTAANDYLHLVGYTAMAFVWCKMADVSINNEAEDPNFHQSKIHTARYYFTRLLPRRLSLIETIKAGSSPMFDMPDELF is encoded by the coding sequence ATGGCTGAATATCACGCACCGCTAAAAGATATGAATTACTTATTATGGGATGTTTTTGCTGTTGATAAGGTTTGGTCAACATTACCCAAGCTAGCTGAGCATGTTGATAAAGAAACATCTCAAGCTATTTTATCTGAATGTGGGAAAATTGCTGAGCAAGTAATTGCACCAATTTCTCGAGAAGGAGATGAAGTAGGCGTTAGTTTTGACGGTGGCAAAGTGACAACCGCCCCAGGATATAAAGAAGCGTTTCAAACTTATGTAGAAGGAGGCTGGAGTGCGCTAGGCGGTGACGTTGAATACGGCGGTATGGGCATGCCTAAGGCAATCACTTCATTACATGAAGAAATGTTATGTTCAGCAGATATTTCCTTTTCACTATATCCCGGTTTGACTGCCGGTGCTGCACTTTCTTTGGCTAAACACGGCAGTGATGAGTTAAAAGAGCGTTATTTAACTAGGCTATATGCTGGCGATTGGACCGCATCAATGTGTTTAACCGAAGCACATGCGGGTACTGATTTAGGCATGATCAGAACGAAAGCTGAGCCTCAAAAAGACGGCAGTTATAAAATTACCGGTAATAAAATTTTCATCACGGCAGGGGAGCATGATCTTACCGATAATATCCTTCACTTAGTGTTGGCAAAATTACCTGATGCACCCGCTGGCCCTAAAGGCATATCTTTATTTGTAGTGCCTAAGTATCAAGTAAACGATGATGAAAGTTTAGGTGATTTTAACCACGTAAGTTGTGGCTCAATAGAGCATAAAATGGGAATACATGCCTCAGCTACTTGTGTTATTAATTTTGATGGTGCCACTGGCTTTTTAGTGGGTGAAGTTAATAAAGGACTTGCCTGCATGTTCACCATGATGAATTTTGAGCGTATTGGTGTTGGTATACAAGGCTTAGGAGCAAGTGTTCGATCTTATCAAAACGCATTGGAATATGCCCAAGACCGTTTACAGAGTCGTTCACTTTCTGGAGCGAAAACGCCAGATAAACCTGCTGACTCTATCATGGTTCATGGCGATGTACGTCGTATGTTACTTAACATGAAAGCGCTTAATGAAGGTTCGCGGGCTTTATCACTTTATATCGCTAATCAACTTGATATTGCAACTTACGGTGAAGGTGAAGCGCAAAAGTCAGCAGAAGCCATCGCTGCATTGATGACACCAGTTGCTAAAGCCTTTTTTACTGACATTGGATTTGATAATACGGTTGCAGGTCAACAGATATTCGGTGGTCATGGCTATATACGTGAATGGGGGCAAGAGCAACTTGTGCGGGATACACGCATTGCGCAAATTTATGAAGGAACCAACGGCATTCAAGCGATGGATTTGCTGGCGCGAAAAGTGGCAGCGAGTAAAGGTGAACTGTTAACAGGTTTATTAACCGAAATTAAACAGTTTATGGCGAATACTTCGAACAGCCAAATGGACGAATTTGTCAAACCATTAGCTGACGCTGTTGATGATTTAGAAAAAACAACTGAATTTGTTTTATCTCAAGCAAGTCATGATGCTGAAATATTGGGAACAGCAGCCAATGATTACTTACACCTTGTTGGCTATACTGCCATGGCATTTGTATGGTGTAAGATGGCTGACGTTAGTATAAATAACGAAGCGGAAGACCCAAACTTTCATCAAAGTAAAATACATACAGCCCGATATTATTTCACTCGTTTATTACCGAGACGATTGTCGCTCATTGAAACGATTAAAGCAGGTTCATCACCAATGTTTGATATGCCCGATGAATTGTTTTAA
- a CDS encoding glutathione S-transferase family protein — MKLLGSTTSPFVRRLRVYLTEKEYEFVNLDIFAEQDRALLTINNPTKKIPALIDGELCIYDSRVIYRYLANKFSQDALSWQQENLLTLIDSVNDALVSMLLLKRSKVDTQQDALFFNLQRERTESVLTTLDKAVADGQFNNWHYPAICLWCLLDWVDFRELAEWRSYDQLVQFFEQNSTRAILAKTDPRV, encoded by the coding sequence ATGAAATTATTAGGGTCTACTACATCACCCTTTGTAAGAAGGTTACGTGTTTATTTAACTGAGAAAGAATACGAATTTGTAAACTTAGACATTTTCGCGGAACAAGATAGAGCGTTACTAACGATAAACAATCCAACGAAAAAAATACCTGCATTGATTGATGGTGAGTTATGTATCTATGATTCTCGCGTGATCTATCGCTATTTAGCTAATAAATTTTCTCAAGATGCATTGTCTTGGCAGCAGGAAAATTTATTAACTTTAATTGATTCAGTTAATGATGCGCTGGTGTCTATGTTGCTGTTAAAGCGCTCTAAAGTTGATACTCAGCAAGACGCACTGTTTTTTAACTTACAACGAGAACGAACGGAATCTGTTTTGACTACCTTAGATAAAGCAGTTGCTGATGGTCAATTTAACAACTGGCATTATCCAGCAATCTGCCTATGGTGTTTGCTTGATTGGGTTGACTTCAGAGAATTAGCAGAATGGCGGAGTTACGACCAGCTCGTGCAATTTTTCGAACAAAATAGCACACGAGCTATATTAGCAAAAACAGATCCAAGAGTTTGA
- a CDS encoding MipA/OmpV family protein: MKLILLITMLLSVTAFANNNVSQDTIKKKQTAPQLSQQWGRDALDIPHGLATHSAESLGLLPPLENQQIHQQIRPRTLAWNAQKRQAGNYWFDHINNSYINAGDIEHDFQLHETKHGVNAAYTHGRFSAETTIINQQTISADSTAIFLQGAYNIASYENLNVALTAQIESLGENQIRHYFGAPEYLFLNTANDTSRAKNYTLGIVTTYSISKDWQLLGMLSTTNLDETLSSSPLIKHNNTQMALISTRYSF, from the coding sequence ATGAAACTGATACTTTTAATCACTATGTTACTAAGCGTTACTGCATTTGCTAACAATAACGTGAGTCAAGACACGATTAAAAAAAAGCAAACTGCTCCACAGTTGTCACAACAGTGGGGACGAGATGCGCTTGATATCCCACACGGCTTAGCAACGCATAGTGCTGAATCGCTTGGGCTACTTCCACCGCTTGAAAACCAGCAAATACATCAACAAATTCGTCCGAGAACTCTCGCTTGGAACGCTCAAAAAAGACAGGCCGGTAATTATTGGTTTGATCACATTAACAATTCGTACATAAACGCAGGCGATATTGAACATGACTTTCAACTTCATGAAACCAAACATGGTGTAAATGCTGCCTATACACATGGCCGCTTTAGCGCAGAAACAACGATTATCAATCAACAAACAATATCTGCTGATTCAACGGCAATCTTTTTACAGGGGGCTTATAACATTGCCTCCTATGAAAACTTAAATGTCGCATTGACCGCTCAAATAGAGTCTTTGGGCGAAAACCAAATTAGGCATTATTTTGGTGCGCCAGAATACCTATTTTTAAACACCGCTAATGATACATCCAGAGCGAAGAATTACACCTTAGGTATTGTTACAACCTATTCAATTTCCAAAGATTGGCAGCTACTTGGCATGCTAAGCACCACTAATTTAGACGAAACGCTTTCAAGCAGCCCGCTGATAAAACACAATAATACGCAAATGGCACTTATTAGTACTCGATATTCATTTTAG
- a CDS encoding 1-acylglycerol-3-phosphate O-acyltransferase, giving the protein MLAFIRIILLAIAIVVIASLSILMCLFRPFHRNNVYRTAQWMAKVAYIVGVKIEVRVPASISPNCSYVYIGNHQNSYDLFTISKAVLPNTVSVGKKSLVWIPFFGQMYWLTGNILIDRNNKNKASNTITATVEKIKRKGISVWLFPEGTRSYGRGILPFKTGAFRTALQAGSAIVPCVCSNSSDIRLNRWNNGKLIIEYMDPIPTVGLTIEDIRKLANQTREQMTIKFEQLSQEANA; this is encoded by the coding sequence TTGTTAGCATTTATTCGTATTATTTTACTCGCCATTGCGATTGTAGTTATTGCCTCTTTATCGATATTAATGTGTTTGTTCAGACCTTTTCATCGTAATAATGTTTATCGCACCGCCCAATGGATGGCTAAAGTTGCTTATATCGTGGGTGTGAAAATTGAGGTGAGGGTGCCTGCATCAATATCACCCAATTGCTCTTATGTATATATAGGTAACCATCAAAATAGCTATGATCTTTTCACTATTAGTAAAGCAGTATTACCTAATACGGTTAGTGTCGGTAAGAAAAGCTTAGTTTGGATCCCCTTTTTTGGTCAAATGTATTGGTTAACAGGTAATATTCTCATCGATAGAAACAACAAGAATAAAGCGTCAAATACGATTACAGCAACAGTAGAAAAAATTAAGCGTAAAGGTATTTCTGTGTGGCTTTTTCCAGAAGGCACAAGAAGCTACGGTAGAGGAATTCTTCCTTTTAAAACAGGAGCATTTAGAACTGCCTTACAAGCAGGTTCAGCAATAGTACCTTGTGTGTGTAGTAATTCTAGTGATATCCGGCTTAATCGTTGGAATAACGGCAAGCTGATTATCGAGTACATGGACCCTATTCCGACAGTAGGGTTAACCATTGAAGATATTAGAAAGCTAGCAAATCAAACACGAGAACAAATGACGATTAAATTTGAACAACTTTCCCAAGAGGCTAACGCATGA
- the rraB gene encoding ribonuclease E inhibitor RraB, with product MNDQALIELYEHTESLVEALLTDGSNEDVHHTIEHHFSSASFEQLEKAAIAAFKLGLEVEEPEEAELESGEKVFAFDIVTEQPLEIDILKDETKFMFELAKQNEVDYDGWGTYFEE from the coding sequence ATGAATGATCAAGCACTAATTGAATTATACGAACACACAGAGTCTCTTGTGGAAGCGCTACTCACTGATGGTTCTAATGAAGACGTTCACCACACGATTGAACATCACTTTTCAAGTGCTAGCTTTGAGCAACTTGAAAAAGCTGCGATAGCTGCATTTAAGTTAGGGCTAGAGGTAGAAGAACCTGAAGAAGCTGAGTTGGAAAGTGGCGAAAAAGTCTTTGCTTTTGATATTGTAACAGAACAACCTCTTGAAATAGATATCTTAAAAGATGAAACAAAGTTCATGTTTGAGTTGGCGAAACAGAATGAAGTTGATTATGATGGTTGGGGAACATACTTCGAAGAATAA
- a CDS encoding LacI family DNA-binding transcriptional regulator — MKTTITDVAKAAGVSIKTVSRVINNEPSVRQPTREKVMTAVKSLNYQPNLAARNLAGTKSYSIAFIYDNPNAYYVIDMQNGILEACKKQGFELLIHPCRAKSENLLEEITNMIKHSRIAGLVLTPPFSEMPEFVEHILTLDIEVVRIMSGDIAPDDIAPCIMVNDHEAALSITQHLVDLGHKNIAFIAGEAEHMSTVERLRGYKKALKDNGIELDTQFIVNGEYSFESGVQGAKQLMAKENKPSAIFCCNDEIAAGALFAARLLGINIPEQLSIAGFENSPFSRQTWPRLTTAHQPNPKIAEDAAKLLIAKSRKQQAKSIVTHYTPQLIVRDSTSNIT, encoded by the coding sequence ATGAAAACAACAATCACTGACGTTGCTAAAGCGGCAGGTGTATCAATAAAAACAGTATCTCGAGTGATAAATAACGAGCCTTCTGTACGCCAACCTACACGCGAAAAGGTAATGACGGCAGTAAAATCGCTAAATTATCAACCTAATTTAGCCGCCCGCAACCTTGCAGGAACGAAATCATATAGCATCGCTTTTATTTATGATAACCCGAACGCATATTATGTTATTGATATGCAGAACGGTATTTTAGAAGCCTGCAAGAAACAAGGGTTTGAATTATTAATTCATCCTTGCAGAGCAAAATCTGAAAACCTTCTTGAAGAAATTACCAATATGATCAAGCACTCGCGCATCGCGGGTTTAGTACTAACACCTCCTTTTTCAGAAATGCCAGAATTTGTTGAACATATTCTGACGCTCGATATTGAGGTTGTTCGCATCATGTCTGGAGATATTGCCCCTGACGATATAGCACCATGCATTATGGTAAATGATCATGAAGCAGCGTTAAGTATTACGCAACATTTAGTAGACCTTGGTCATAAAAACATTGCTTTTATTGCCGGTGAAGCTGAGCATATGTCTACTGTAGAACGTTTAAGAGGTTATAAAAAAGCATTAAAAGATAACGGCATCGAATTAGATACGCAATTTATTGTCAATGGTGAATATTCTTTTGAGTCGGGTGTTCAAGGCGCCAAACAATTAATGGCAAAAGAAAATAAACCTAGCGCTATTTTTTGCTGTAATGATGAAATTGCGGCAGGTGCACTATTTGCAGCTCGCTTACTTGGTATAAATATTCCTGAACAATTATCTATAGCCGGCTTTGAAAACAGTCCGTTTTCCCGACAAACCTGGCCTAGACTAACAACGGCTCATCAGCCTAACCCTAAAATTGCGGAAGATGCAGCAAAGCTATTAATTGCCAAATCAAGAAAGCAACAAGCTAAATCTATTGTCACCCACTACACACCGCAACTTATTGTAAGAGACTCGACGTCAAACATAACCTAA